DNA sequence from the Stigmatella aurantiaca genome:
CACCTGCTTGCCATCCAGGTCGATTACCTTGAACTTCGCCATGACAGTTTCCTTGGGGGTCGGAGTGCAACTGCACCAACCCTGCCCTGCTCCTAGGACTTGATCTCGACGTCAACGCCAGCAGACAGATCCAGCTTCATCAGCGCATCCAGCGTCTGCTGGGTCGGCTCGAGGATATCGAGCAGACGCTTGTGCGTGCGGATCTCGAACTGCTCGCGGCTCTTCTTGTCCACGTGCGGCGACCGCAGAACCGTGAACTTGTTGATGCGTGTGGGCAGGGGGATTGGACCAGCCACCTTGGCGCCCGTGCGCTTGGCCGTCTCGACAATCTCCCCAGCACTCTGGTCCAGGAGCTTCGAGTCGTACGCCTTCAGCCGGATGCGGATCTTCGTTGT
Encoded proteins:
- the rpsJ gene encoding 30S ribosomal protein S10; translated protein: MATTKIRIRLKAYDSKLLDQSAGEIVETAKRTGAKVAGPIPLPTRINKFTVLRSPHVDKKSREQFEIRTHKRLLDILEPTQQTLDALMKLDLSAGVDVEIKS